The window GAGCTGAGCGACCGGTATTGCAGGTAGCGTGGTGATCTTGACCGTGCCGCGCGAGGATAAATCGACCGACATATGAGCGACGGTCTCGTTATCCGGCGCGTCCACAATTGTCACAAAATCGTAACCGCCAAGGACCGCGTATTGGGTGACGACCTTGCAGCCGAACTCCGCGATCTCCTTGTTCACCGCATCGAGCCGCTCGGGATCCTTATGCAGAGTCTGGCTGCCCTCGGGAGTCAACGAACTGAGCAGGATGTAGGTCGGCATTGTTTCTACCTCCTGAGCTCTGAAGTTTCACTTACTAAGAGCCTCCCGCTCGTCCCTTGTTAAATCAAGTCAATTGCCTTTCCACGAAGTTTTGGACGCTCGAGAAGGTCCCTGCTGAAATCTGATCTGACCGAGAATTGGGACAATGTGGAAACCCCGAGCGACCAGCCGCGATGAGCCGACGCGAGCGCGACCGATGTTGTTCTTGGCCTGAGCCCGTTTAGGTCCTAATTGTCAGGGTCCATAAGGTCCGACCTTAAAGAGCTTCGATACCGCACAGTCTATACGGTCCTTTACTTGACCCGCAGGTATATCTGGCCTTACCCCATGGAAGTATCCCACCGATAGGTTAGTGTCTGCCGGGAATGAGATGCAAATTCGCGCAAGGAGTGTTCACGAAAGACCAATCTTTGAGCCTTCCAAGCAGGCGAACGATTTCTGCAAGATTGCGCCGTGGACGGAATTTGCAGCCCGAGGACGATGCAATGATCAAATTGTATGGAACCGCGAGGTCGCGCGCGGCACGGAGCCTGTGGGCGCTGGAGGAAGTCGGGCAGTGACTACTGAAAATCAAAAAGTAGCGAAAAGTTCTAGAGATTCCGCTCGGCGGCCCGTAATGTCGCCGGCATGCTCGCATTCATCACGACATTATTCTCCTGGCTCGCTTGGCGGTTTCGCAACCGCGCGGAACTGGAACTCGAGCTCATCGCGCTCCGGCACCAGGTGGTGGTCCTGTATCGCCGACACTTCGGCCGCGTGCGGTTGTGCTCCATCGATCGGATGCTCTGGGTCTGGCTCTACCGGGTGTGGCCACGTTGCCTCGAAGCAATGGTGCTGGTGAAGCCGGCTACCGTCGTCCACTGGCACCGGCAAGGTTTTCGACTCTACTGGCGTTGGCGCTCACGGTCTGGACGAAGACCAATGGCTCGCGAAACTCGCAAATTGATCCGCCAGATGTGCCGTGCCAACCCGCTCTGGGGTGCACCCCGCATCCACGGTGAGTTGCTGAAGCTCGGCATCAAAATCAGTCAGGCGACCGTCGCCAAGTACATGCTGCATCGACCGCACTCCCCATCGCCGACCTGGCCTAGTTTCTTGTCCAACCACGCATTGGGCATCACTGCCATCGACTTGTTCATCGTGCCTTCGGCGACCTTCCGGCTGCTGTTCGTAATGCTCATACTGGTCCACGACCGCCGGAAGATTGTCCGCTTCGATGTCACTCAGCATCCGACTGCAGGCTGGCTGTCGCGTCAGGTGACCGAAGCATTCCCGTGGGACACCGCGCCTCGCTTTCTGCTGCGCGATCGCGATGCCTCGTACGGCGCGCTGTTCAGGCGACGGGTCGAGGCGATGGACATCACCGAGATCATCACTGCGCCGCGCTCACCCTGGCAGAATCCATACATCGAGAGGGTCATCGGCTCGATCCCGCGGGAGTGTCTCGACTACCTCGTCGTCTTCAACGAGCGCCATCTTCGCCGTGTGCTCTCGTCCTATATCGACTATTACCACCGCACCCGGACCCGTCTATCGCTCGACAAGGATTGTCCGCACTCGCGTTCTATCCAGCCGCCGACGAGCGGCCGAGTCATCGCCATCCCGCAAGTCGGCGGGTTGCACCATCGCTACCAGCGCCTCGCGGCCTGACGATATCAACTACTGCTTCCTATTGGTGGCGCTCCTCCCGGTACCGCATCGGGTGCGGATCCGAAGACTGCAGGAAACTAAATCTTGACTGCGCGACGGTCGTTTACAATTCCACGTCCGGCGCGGCTCGGTTCATCGCCGCCGGTCAGCCCCCGTCTTCTCCAGCCGTTCCAATTTTCGTTCGGATGAGATTTTTACCAAGGACAGGACTAAGCACCGGATTTCCTTGGTATTTTAGGAACTAATCTCTTGGGTTGGAGGAATATTGAAAGAATCTCCACCAACTTTGCGAACGCAGGTGCCGAAGGATTCTTGGCATCGTCCAGGCCTTAGAACCGACCTCGTCGAAAGGAAGCTCGTTGTCATGTTACAGCACAAGAACCTTGGGGGATCAGCATCAGGCGATCCATTGAATAACAACGAAGCAGAAGGCCATTAGTGGCAGGCCCGCAAGCAGGCCAACCCGAGCCCATTCGCGGCTCGAAATGCCGAGGCGGTTAGCGGCCACGATGTTTGGGATATTGCCGGGAATCAGCATGCCGCCGCTGATAAGTAGCCCCATCAGTACCGCGCGCTGCTGAGCGGGCGCGAGCGAGGGACCGATTTCGGCGGCGGTGAGCGTGGCGTTATCGACAATCGCGGAAACCGAATTGATCCAGAAGAGACCCCATTGCGGCATGCGGGTAATGTACTCGTCGACCAGCGGGCGCAGGCCCCACGAGAGGCCGACTAGTCCCATCACAAAGATATAGACCTTCGCCGCCCGCAGGATGATCTCGTCCCAACCCTCGGTATGCACATCCGCCTTAAGCGAATGACCGTGCTTTGCAGGCAGAAACAGGCTCACCACGCCAACAATCACAATGCCGGCTACGACGAGTGGCCCGAGCAATCGCGCGAGATACCAGAAGTCGGTCTGGAGCGCCGCGATCGCGATGGTGCCTAAGGGCTCGCCCACCGGGGTCAGCGCAGCTCCCAGGCCGATAGAGAAGCACGCCAGCACCACGGCCGCGATTTCGCTCCAGCGATCGAGCTTGAGGAGCGCGATCGCCTCTACCAAAACCAGCGCCGCGATGACGGCGGTTATGACGCTGGAAAGGAGACCGAGAACAATGATCAAGCCGAAGTATATCCAGCGCGGGGCCACGACCTTCACGAGGCGTGCCACGACGCGGTCGAGCGATGGGCGGATCAGCCGCGCGACTACGCCAAAGATGAGAACCGCGATGGTAAGGGCAACGGGCTCGGTAAGAGCCTTGTACAGCAGTCCCCCTCCCCACTGACCGGTGAGCCCGGAAGCAAAAGCACCGGCCGCGAGGAAAAAAATCTCAATGTTGTGTTCGATGGGCTTGACCAGTACTGGACCGAGCAGAACGGTAAGCAGGAGTAGAGTCAGGCCAAAAATCATCGCCGGGCGGACCGGTAAGTCGAGCAGCTATTATGCCCGCGGAACCGCGAGAGGTCAGACAGCGTCGTTGCCGTGCTCCTGGGTGCGGATGCGAATCACGTCATCGAGTGTGGTGATGAAGATCTTGCCATCGCCGATCTTGCCGGTGTGCGCTTTGAGCATAATTGCGTCTGCAGCCGCGGCTGCCATCTCGTCCTTCACCACCAGGTCGATCTTGAGCTTGGGCAGGAAGTCGACGACATATTCGGAACCTCGGTACATTTCGGTGTGGCCTTTCTGGCGGCCGAAACCCTTCACCTCGTATACCGTTAATCCGGTAATCCCGATGCTCTGTAGCTCCTGCTTTACGGCGTCGAGCGTGAAAGGTTTGATAATCGCTTCGATCTTTTTCATCTTGCTCCCTGAGCGAGAAATTAGTCACCGCGCACTCATTAAGTCGGCGCGCGCCAGATGAGCCA is drawn from Candidatus Binataceae bacterium and contains these coding sequences:
- a CDS encoding GYD domain-containing protein, producing MPTYILLSSLTPEGSQTLHKDPERLDAVNKEIAEFGCKVVTQYAVLGGYDFVTIVDAPDNETVAHMSVDLSSRGTVKITTLPAIPVAQL
- a CDS encoding DUF1646 family protein is translated as MIFGLTLLLLTVLLGPVLVKPIEHNIEIFFLAAGAFASGLTGQWGGGLLYKALTEPVALTIAVLIFGVVARLIRPSLDRVVARLVKVVAPRWIYFGLIIVLGLLSSVITAVIAALVLVEAIALLKLDRWSEIAAVVLACFSIGLGAALTPVGEPLGTIAIAALQTDFWYLARLLGPLVVAGIVIVGVVSLFLPAKHGHSLKADVHTEGWDEIILRAAKVYIFVMGLVGLSWGLRPLVDEYITRMPQWGLFWINSVSAIVDNATLTAAEIGPSLAPAQQRAVLMGLLISGGMLIPGNIPNIVAANRLGISSREWARVGLLAGLPLMAFCFVVIQWIA
- a CDS encoding integrase core domain-containing protein; protein product: MLAFITTLFSWLAWRFRNRAELELELIALRHQVVVLYRRHFGRVRLCSIDRMLWVWLYRVWPRCLEAMVLVKPATVVHWHRQGFRLYWRWRSRSGRRPMARETRKLIRQMCRANPLWGAPRIHGELLKLGIKISQATVAKYMLHRPHSPSPTWPSFLSNHALGITAIDLFIVPSATFRLLFVMLILVHDRRKIVRFDVTQHPTAGWLSRQVTEAFPWDTAPRFLLRDRDASYGALFRRRVEAMDITEIITAPRSPWQNPYIERVIGSIPRECLDYLVVFNERHLRRVLSSYIDYYHRTRTRLSLDKDCPHSRSIQPPTSGRVIAIPQVGGLHHRYQRLAA
- a CDS encoding P-II family nitrogen regulator, giving the protein MKKIEAIIKPFTLDAVKQELQSIGITGLTVYEVKGFGRQKGHTEMYRGSEYVVDFLPKLKIDLVVKDEMAAAAADAIMLKAHTGKIGDGKIFITTLDDVIRIRTQEHGNDAV